In Puntigrus tetrazona isolate hp1 chromosome 24, ASM1883169v1, whole genome shotgun sequence, a genomic segment contains:
- the LOC122329803 gene encoding LOW QUALITY PROTEIN: suppressor of tumorigenicity 14 protein (The sequence of the model RefSeq protein was modified relative to this genomic sequence to represent the inferred CDS: substituted 1 base at 1 genomic stop codon) produces MLAAPDPLRSGFSGIALRLRADFSARGIVLYRCIGAIRERAMRTFPKNRSCEVYSVSGLGACAPAGAPAQEDFVTKPTQTSSPSSSGSDIKSPVGKRANCRAWSKWALRASPLLPLSAAIALTLHFLASSPSLSVFYLGGSIEFSNLSFSPDLADPSSTQFHLQSQALSHYFSELYDSSPWSTYYQHSGIIAFSEGVEGLCVYYWSKFSAPPAIAEELRRVNPSRLQRRLPGTNKVLFSRNEERYYMERDKDTLRLLGLNADNGGDAEDEDDEDSDDKAEKIKNPNSLQSGKWQLGLQAMSFDLYAKYGNNRTLSLVSPKKPXYQWRLRVPSGHVVRLVILTLQGATPGSCSANKLSAYDFLLPLQNKIIARWCGLPISGTSPVMKLTSSGNVMLVTFSFSRQRQGAIFKAYFQAIPKTECGGFLTAWNGTVTSPYYPAYYPPNVDCNWKIRAPLPGYLLSVTIVMLDIQDSPASSTCEKDWLEIGGVKLCNPIGDSSRKRIYSSPVLLHFHSDESLTHKGFYLIYRAFSPESACPRQFRCGDGKCIPLRKVCDGEKDCSDGRDEAKCNTCKPGEVYCMGQCRPHNQCNTACGDSSEENNCGGKCYHMCSNKICLPKVSVCDGIVDCKDRSDELNCTRAFSKGCSPSSFKCASGKCLSKINPECDGIKDCKDGSDELRCSCGTRPRKRAKIVGGTDAQAGSWPWQVSLQMERYGHVCGASLVASRWLVSAAHCFQDSDAIKYSDARSWRAYMGMRVMNSVSNAAATRQIRRIVLHSQYDQFTSDYDIALLELSAPVFFNELVQPVCVPAASHAFTSGTSCFVTGWGVLSEEGELATLLQEATVNIISHNTCNKMYDDAVTPRMLCAGNIQGGVDACQGDSGGPLVCLERGRRWFLAGIVSWGEGCARQNRPGVYTRVIKFTDWIHQQTKGQV; encoded by the exons ATGCTCGCAGCGCCAGACCCGCTCAGGTCGGGTTTCTCCGGGATCGCGCTACGTCTGCGGGCTGATTTCTCTGCCCGAGGTATTGTTCTGTATCGCTGCATCGGAGCCATAAGAGAGCGGGCCATGAGGACTTTTCCCAAAAACAGAAGCTGCGAGGTTTACAGCGTCTCTGGTTTGGGAGCCTGCGCCCCCGCCGGTGCACCTGCACAG GAGGACTTTGTGACGAAACCCACCCAGACGTCAAGTCCATCGAGCAGCGGGTCTGACATCAAGAGCCCGGTGGGCAAGAGAGCGAATTGCAGGGCATGGAGTAAGTGGGCACTGAGAGCCTCCCCCCTCCTCCCTCTCTCGGCTGCCATTGCACTGACTCTCCATTTCCTTGCAT CCTCTCCATCGCTCTCAGTGTTCTACCTTGGAGGAAGCATTGAGTTCTCCAACCTCAGCTTCTCTCCAGACCTGGCAGACCCGTCGTCTACACAGTTCCACCTCCAGTCTCAGGCGCTAAGCCATTAC TTCTCAGAGTTGTATGATTCTTCACCATGGAGCACGTATTACCAGCACTCAGGAATTATTGCATTTAG TGAAGGAGTGGAAGGTCTTTGTGTGTACTACTGGAGTAAATTCTCTGCTCCTCCCGCTATTGCTGAGGAACTCCGGAGAGTGAACCCGTCCCGGTTGCAACGGCGTCTACCTGGAACCAACAAGGTCCTTTTCAGCAGGAACGAGGAGCGCTACTACATGGAGAGGGACAAGGACACACTGCGTCTGCTCG GTTTGAATGCAGATAACGGTGGTGATGCCGAGGATGAAGACGATGAAGACTCTGATGACAAAGcggaaaaaataaagaatccaAACTCTTTACAGAGTGGCAAGTGGCAGTTGGGGCTGCAGG CCATGTCTTTTGACCTGTACGCTAAGTATGGAAACAATCGCACGCTCAGTCTTGTCAGTCCGAAGAAGCCGTAATACCAGTGGAGGCTTCGGGTGCCGTCCGGGCACGTTGTGCGACTTGTCATTCTCACACTTCAAGGGGCGACACCAGGAAGCTGCTCTGCCAACAAGCTGTCTGCTTATGATTTCCTACTGCCCCTTCAGAACAAGATCATTGCCAG ATGGTGTGGTTTGCCAATATCAGGAACATCCCCTGTAATGAAACTGACATCTTCCGGAAACGTCATGCTTGTCACATTTTCTTTCAGTCGTCAGAGACAAGGAGCCATCTTCAAAGCTTATTTCCAAGCTATACCTAAAACCG AGTGTGGTGGCTTCCTCACTGCATGGAACGGCACGGTGACGTCCCCATACTACCCTGCCTACTACCCTCCGAATGTGGACTGTAACTGGAAAATCAGG GCTCCGTTGCCGGGATACCTTCTCTCCGTGACCATTGTGATGCTAGACATTCAGGATTCACCGGCCTCAAGCACCTGCGAAAAAGATTGGCTGGAAATAGGTGGCGTCAA GCTCTGTAACCCAATTGGGGACAGCAGCAGAAAGAGGATCTACTCTTCACCCGTCCTACTGCACTTTCACTCCGATGAGTCTTTGACccataaaggtttttatttgatCTACAGGGCCTTCTCTCCTGAAAGTG CGTGTCCGAGGCAATTCCGCTGTGGAGATGGCAAGTGTATTCCTCTGAGGAAAGTGTGTGATGGAGAAAAAGACTGTTCTGATGGACGAGATGAGGCCAAATGCA ACACATGTAAACCAGGAGAAGTTTATTGTATGGGTCAGTGCAGACCACACAACCAGTGTAACACTGCATGTGGTGACAGCAGCGAAGAGAATAACTGCG GAGGTAAGTGCTACCATATGTGCTCAAACAAAATCTGCCTCCCCAAAGTCTCAGTGTGTGATGGGATTGTGGACTGCAAAGACCGCAGTGATGAACTCAACTGCACAAGAGCAT TTTCTAAAGGATGCTCTCCTTCCTCCTTCAAATGTGCCAGTGGAAAGTGCTTGAGTAAGATCAATCCAGAGTGTGACGGCATTAAAGACTGCAAAGACGGTTCAGATGAGTTGCGCTGTA GTTGCGGCACAAGGCCCAGGAAGAGGGCAAAAATTGTGGGTGGCACGGATGCCCAGGCAGGCTCGTGGCCGTGGCAGGTCAGCCTTCAGATGGAACGCTATGGTCACGTGTGCGGGGCATCTCTGGTGGCCAGCCGCTGGCTCGTCTCTGCAGCTCACTGCTTTCAGGACTCGGATGCAATCAA GTATTCTGATGCGCGATCATGGAGGGCCTACATGGGCATGCGAGTAATGAACTCGGTCAGCAACGCAGCGGCCACCAGACAAATCCGTCGCATTGTCTTGCATTCGCAATACGACCAATTCACCTCCGACTATGACATCGCCCTTCTAGAGCTAAGCGCCCCTGTCTTTTTCAATGAGTTGGTGCAGCCCGTCTGCGTTCCTGCCGCCTCTCATGCCTTCACCTCCGGAACCAGCTGCTTTGTTACTGGATGGGGGGTTCTGTCAGAAGAAG GTGAATTGGCCACATTGCTGCAAGAGGCCACCGTTAACATCATCAGTCACAAcacttgtaataaaatgtacGACGATGCGGTCACTCCCAGAATGCTTTGCGCCGGAAACATTCAAGGAGGAGTGGATGCTTGTCAG GGAGACTCTGGGGGACCTTTAGTGTGCCTGGAACGGGGCCGGAGGTGGTTTCTAGCAGGCATCGTGAGCTGGGGTGAGGGCTGCGCCCGACAGAACCGGCCCGGAGTTTACACACGTGTAATAAAGTTCACAGACTGGATTCACCAGCAGACGAAAGGCCAGGTGTGA